From the genome of Nicotiana sylvestris chromosome 2, ASM39365v2, whole genome shotgun sequence, one region includes:
- the LOC104227547 gene encoding kinesin-like protein KIN-5B: protein MATLETKAANQAEDFQIESRYCYDMLAQIKLEVRQLKNQHIQDSQFVIDRFSNKRPLNDDEQRINVPKAITCNESKREVSVLQNVANKQVDKVFTFDKVFGPKAQQRSIYDQAISPIVKEVLDGFNCTVFAYGHTGTGKTYTMEGEMSNKAGELPAEAGIIPRAVRQIFDTLEGQNADYSVKVTFWELYNKEITNLLASEEPSKSSEERQKKHVSLMEDGKGCVVVRGLEEEAVYSATDIYNLLERGAARRRTTDTLLNKRSSRSHSVFTITIHVKEMTVGDEELIKCGKLNLVDLAGSENISRSGAREARAREAGEINKSLLTLGRVITALVEHSFHIA from the exons atggctacacttgagaccaaagcagctaatcaggccgaggatttccaaattgagagcagatactgttacgacaTGTTAGCCCAGATAAAATTAGAAGTGCGGCAActaaagaatcagcatatacaggattctcag tttgtaatagaccgtttcagTAATAAAAG gCCATTGAATGATGATGAGCAAAGGATAAATGTTCCAAAGGCCATAACATGTAATGAAAGTAAAAGAGAAGTTTCTGTTTTACAAAATGTAGCTAACAAGCAAGTAGACAAAGTATTCACTTTTGACAAG GTTTTTGGCCCAAAAGCACAACAGAGATCGATATATGATCAAGCCATTTCGCCCATTGTTAAGGAAGTTCTTGACGGATTTAATTGCACTGTATTTGCATATGGGCACACTGGTACAGGTAAAACATACACAATGGAAGGAGAAATGAGTAATAAG GCTGGTGAATTACCAGCTGAAGCAGGTATTATTCCAAGGGCAGTTCGCCAAATTTTCGATACGCTTGAAGGTCAAAATGCAGATTATAGCGTGAAAGTGACTTTTTGGGAACTATACAACAAAGAAATCACTAACTTGCTAGCTTCAGAAGAGCCCTCAAAGTCTTCAGAAGAGAGACAAAAGAAGCATGTATCTCTCATGGAGGATGGAAAAGGTTGTGTTGTAGTGAGGGGTCTTGAGGAAGAAGCTGTGTACAGTGCAACCGACATTTATAACCTCCTGGAGCGAGGAGCAGCCAGGAGGCGCACAACAGACACTCTATTGAACAAACGCAGCAG CCGTTCTCACTCTGTTTTTACCATAACTATTCATGTCAAAGAAATGACTGTTGGAGATGAGGAGCTCATTAAGTGTGGCAAGCTCAATCTTGTTGATTTAGCAGGATCAGAAAATATTTCTCGATCAGGTGCACGAGAG GCTCGTGCAAGAGAAGCGGGGGAAATCAATAAGAGTTTGCTTACTCTTGGTCGTGTTATAACAGCTTTGGTTGAACACTCTTTTCACATAGCTTAG